The segment CCCGTTGCCGGGGCTCGCCGCGCGTCCGGGGGAGGACGACGACGATGCCGGTGCCAAACTGAGTGTCCGCGCCGCGCGGATGGCTCTCGAGCTCGCACCCGAGCTGGCACTGCAGGATGTCGATCTGGTGATCAGCGACGTCATCACGATCGCCGGCGGCTGGGCCGCCGAACTGGCAGGGCTTCCGTGGATCGAGCTGTCGCCGCACCCGTTGTACGAGCAGTCGCGCGGACTCCCGCCGATCGGCGCGGGCATGGCGGCCGGAACCGGGCCGGTGGGCCGTTTGCGGGATGTGATGCTGCGCGCCGGGGCGGACCGCGCGGTCGCCAAGGGACGCCGCCAACGTCGTGCGGCGCGGTCGGGCATCGAACTGCACGACGACGCGCAGCCGATCGCTAGGCTCGTCGCGACCCTGCCCGGTCTGGAGGTGCCGCGCCCGGACTGGCCGGAGCGCACGCACATCGTCGGGCCGCTGCTGTTCGAACCGACGGATGCGATCTTCGATCGACCGGTCGGCGACGGCCCGCTGATCGTGGTGGCGCCGTCGACGGCGGCGACCGGAGCCGGCGACATGGGAGCGCTGACGTTGGCCGCCCTGGCCGACCTGCAACGGACCCGTCCGGTGCGGGTGGTGTACTCGGCCCTGGTGCCGCCGGTGGGCGACCGGGTGCCCGACGGGATGGTCGCGGCCAC is part of the Gordonia phthalatica genome and harbors:
- a CDS encoding glycosyltransferase, translating into MAGSDAGHAFPALGLATALREAGDRVIVYTGERWTAIAQQRGLDVRPLPGLAARPGEDDDDAGAKLSVRAARMALELAPELALQDVDLVISDVITIAGGWAAELAGLPWIELSPHPLYEQSRGLPPIGAGMAAGTGPVGRLRDVMLRAGADRAVAKGRRQRRAARSGIELHDDAQPIARLVATLPGLEVPRPDWPERTHIVGPLLFEPTDAIFDRPVGDGPLIVVAPSTAATGAGDMGALTLAALADLQRTRPVRVVYSALVPPVGDRVPDGMVAATARQDEILDEADLVVCGAGHGMLAKALRASVPVVTVPGGGDQWELANRVQRIGCGRLVRPATVESLSEAIIAVLDDPAYAAAARRVAKTSSSTVDPVTVVHRSWRMAACV